One genomic segment of Streptomyces sp. NBC_00239 includes these proteins:
- a CDS encoding Mrp/NBP35 family ATP-binding protein: MATDTPSAAVPEQDAILDALATVNDPEINRPITELGMVKSVEIGDGGAVAVTVYLTVSGCPMRETITKNVSEAVLRVAGVTSVEVTLDVMSDEQRKELAASLRGGTAEREVPFAKPGSLTRVYAVASGKGGVGKSSVTVNLAAAMAADGLKVGVVDADIYGHSVPRMLGVEGKPTQVENMIMPPSANGVKVISIGMFTPGNAPVVWRGPMLHRALQQFLADVFWGDLDVLLLDLPPGTGDIAISVAQLVPNAEILVVTTPQQAAAEVAERAGSIAVQTHQKIVGVVENMSGLPCPHCDEMVDVFGSGGGQQVADGLTRTTGATVPVLGQIPIDVRLREGGDNGRPVVLADPDSPAGSALRAIAGKLGGRSRGLSGMSLGITPRNKF; this comes from the coding sequence ATGGCTACCGACACACCCTCCGCCGCCGTGCCCGAGCAGGACGCGATCCTGGACGCGCTGGCGACGGTCAACGACCCCGAGATCAACCGGCCGATCACCGAACTCGGCATGGTCAAATCGGTGGAGATCGGCGACGGCGGCGCGGTCGCCGTCACGGTCTACCTGACGGTGTCGGGCTGCCCCATGCGCGAGACCATCACGAAGAACGTCAGCGAGGCGGTCCTGCGGGTCGCCGGCGTCACCTCCGTCGAGGTCACGCTGGACGTGATGAGCGACGAGCAGCGCAAGGAGCTGGCGGCGTCGCTGCGCGGCGGCACCGCCGAGCGCGAGGTGCCGTTCGCCAAGCCCGGCTCGCTGACCCGCGTGTACGCGGTCGCCTCCGGCAAGGGCGGGGTCGGCAAGTCCTCGGTCACCGTCAACCTGGCCGCGGCGATGGCCGCGGACGGCCTGAAGGTCGGCGTCGTGGACGCGGACATCTACGGTCACAGCGTGCCGCGGATGCTCGGCGTGGAGGGCAAGCCCACCCAGGTCGAGAACATGATCATGCCGCCGTCGGCGAACGGCGTGAAGGTGATCTCCATCGGCATGTTCACCCCGGGCAACGCGCCGGTGGTGTGGCGCGGTCCGATGCTGCACCGGGCGCTCCAGCAGTTCCTCGCGGACGTGTTCTGGGGCGACCTCGACGTGCTCCTGCTCGACCTGCCGCCGGGCACCGGCGACATCGCGATCTCGGTGGCGCAGCTGGTGCCGAACGCCGAGATCCTGGTCGTCACCACCCCGCAGCAGGCGGCGGCCGAGGTCGCCGAGCGGGCCGGCTCGATCGCCGTGCAGACCCACCAGAAGATCGTCGGCGTCGTGGAGAACATGTCCGGGCTGCCGTGTCCGCACTGCGACGAGATGGTCGACGTGTTCGGCAGCGGTGGCGGGCAGCAGGTCGCGGACGGTCTGACGCGGACCACCGGGGCGACCGTGCCGGTGCTGGGGCAGATCCCGATCGACGTGCGGCTGCGTGAGGGCGGCGACAACGGGCGGCCCGTGGTCCTGGCGGACCCCGACTCCCCGGCCGGCTCCGCGCTGCGCGCGATCGCGGGCAAGCTGGGCGGCCGCTCCCGAGGCCTCTCGGGCATGTCCCTGGGCATCACCCCCCGCAACAAGTTCTGA
- a CDS encoding sec-independent translocase encodes MFNDIGALELVTLVVLAVLIFGPDKLPKVIQDVTRFIRKVREFSDSAKHDIRSELGPEFKDFEFEDLNPKTFLRKQLTENEDLKEIRSSLDLRKEMNDVADAVNGTEPADAPKPVGSAGSAQAAAGAPDLVKKAARPAVDERVRFDIDAT; translated from the coding sequence GTGTTCAATGACATAGGCGCACTGGAGCTGGTGACGCTCGTCGTCCTCGCCGTGCTCATCTTCGGCCCGGACAAGCTGCCCAAGGTGATCCAGGACGTGACCCGGTTCATCCGCAAGGTCCGGGAGTTCTCGGACAGCGCCAAGCACGACATCCGCTCCGAACTCGGCCCGGAGTTCAAGGACTTCGAGTTCGAGGACCTGAACCCGAAGACGTTCCTCCGCAAGCAGCTCACCGAGAACGAGGATCTCAAGGAGATCCGCAGCAGTCTCGACCTGCGCAAGGAGATGAACGACGTCGCCGACGCCGTCAACGGCACCGAGCCCGCCGACGCCCCGAAGCCGGTCGGCTCCGCCGGGAGCGCCCAGGCCGCCGCGGGCGCCCCGGACCTCGTGAAGAAGGCCGCCCGGCCGGCCGTCGACGAGCGCGTCCGCTTCGACATCGACGCCACCTGA
- a CDS encoding S1C family serine protease produces the protein MNDGRPTDAASVPGPRAEPAPQWWSRPGAPAQSPAGPSSGPAAGPASEPVEPSEPSEPAGPAGPSWWSKPPLPVPAAPAPVAAAAGTRYDPWAAPLHLVDAHAARRRPRAGLIAGAVLLALCTGAVGGGLGVYLERTGSTTLELAAPDTDDARGRAPQGVAGIAARALPGVVTLHVEGGSGSGTGTGFVLDGKGHILTNNHVVDNAAKAGRITVSFSGGETASARIVGRDAGYDLAVVKVEGVRGLRPLPLGNSDGVRVGDPVVAIGAPFELSNTVTAGIISAKERPITAGGKAEDGSDISYVDALQTDAPINPGNSGGPLLDARGRVIGINSAIRSADDGSGDEEEGAGRQSGSIGLGFAIPINQGRRVAQELIDSGRATHPVIGVTLDMDYTGDGARVGTATGAGGKPPVTPGGPAAKAGIRPGDVITKVDGTRVHAPEELIIKIRAQRPGDPLALTVVRGGRERTVKLVLGSANGS, from the coding sequence ATGAACGACGGCCGTCCGACCGATGCGGCGTCCGTACCCGGGCCCCGCGCCGAGCCGGCGCCGCAGTGGTGGAGCCGCCCGGGCGCGCCCGCGCAGTCGCCCGCCGGTCCTTCCTCCGGTCCCGCCGCCGGGCCCGCTTCCGAACCTGTCGAGCCCTCCGAGCCCTCCGAGCCCGCCGGGCCGGCCGGTCCGAGCTGGTGGAGCAAGCCCCCACTCCCCGTGCCGGCCGCGCCCGCCCCGGTGGCGGCCGCGGCCGGCACCCGCTACGACCCCTGGGCCGCCCCGCTGCACCTCGTCGACGCCCACGCGGCCCGCCGCAGGCCCCGGGCCGGCCTGATCGCCGGCGCGGTCCTCCTCGCCCTGTGCACCGGCGCAGTGGGCGGCGGCCTCGGCGTCTACCTGGAACGCACCGGCAGCACCACCCTCGAACTCGCCGCACCGGACACCGACGACGCCCGCGGCCGCGCCCCGCAGGGCGTGGCCGGCATCGCCGCCCGCGCCCTGCCCGGCGTGGTCACCCTGCACGTCGAGGGCGGCTCGGGCAGCGGCACCGGCACCGGCTTCGTCCTCGACGGCAAGGGCCACATCCTCACCAACAACCACGTCGTGGACAACGCGGCGAAGGCCGGCCGGATAACCGTCTCCTTCAGCGGCGGCGAGACCGCGAGCGCCAGGATCGTCGGCCGGGACGCCGGCTACGACCTCGCCGTCGTCAAGGTCGAGGGCGTCAGGGGCCTGCGTCCGCTGCCGCTGGGCAACTCCGACGGCGTCCGCGTCGGCGACCCGGTGGTCGCGATCGGCGCCCCCTTCGAGCTGTCCAACACGGTCACCGCCGGCATCATCAGCGCCAAGGAGCGCCCCATCACCGCCGGCGGCAAGGCCGAGGACGGCAGCGACATCAGCTACGTCGACGCCCTCCAGACCGACGCGCCCATCAACCCCGGCAACTCCGGCGGCCCGCTCCTGGACGCCCGCGGCCGGGTGATCGGCATCAACAGCGCCATCCGCTCCGCCGACGACGGCTCCGGCGACGAGGAGGAGGGCGCCGGCCGCCAGTCCGGCAGCATCGGCCTCGGCTTCGCCATCCCGATCAACCAGGGCCGCCGGGTGGCTCAGGAACTCATCGACAGCGGCCGCGCCACCCACCCCGTGATCGGCGTCACCCTCGACATGGACTACACCGGCGACGGCGCCCGCGTCGGCACCGCGACGGGCGCCGGCGGCAAGCCGCCGGTCACCCCGGGGGGACCCGCGGCCAAGGCGGGCATCCGCCCCGGCGACGTCATCACCAAGGTGGACGGCACCCGGGTGCACGCCCCCGAGGAGCTCATCATCAAGATCCGCGCCCAGCGTCCCGGCGATCCGCTGGCCCTGACCGTGGTCCGCGGCGGCCGCGAGCGCACGGTGAAGCTCGTACTCGGCTCGGCCAACGGATCATGA
- a CDS encoding anti-sigma factor family protein gives MSGVSPSAAEHHLGDRLAALVDGELGHDARERVLAHLATCARCKAEADAQRRLKTLFVESAPPPPSEGLLARLQGLPGGDPSGRDPGFGSGVFAVGGPDSFGYVPPQPEAPEQGFRIHEVGRPAHAHARGRRFAFAAAGAVSLAAIALGGALPLESALDPNARGEGGTAVTPATRTGTGSGSGVLSVNEAGRLSAPVGPAPTGRIPHGSAVGPVARPQGPHPVQLPPVTTPVSGLLKDAVKAVPKVPAGSLPR, from the coding sequence GTGAGCGGAGTCAGTCCGTCTGCTGCGGAACACCACCTGGGCGACCGGCTCGCCGCCCTGGTGGACGGGGAACTGGGCCATGACGCGCGGGAGCGGGTGCTGGCGCACCTGGCCACCTGTGCCCGGTGCAAGGCCGAGGCCGATGCCCAGCGCCGGTTGAAGACCCTCTTCGTCGAGTCGGCCCCGCCGCCGCCCTCGGAAGGGCTGCTCGCCCGTCTGCAGGGCCTGCCGGGTGGCGATCCGTCCGGCCGCGACCCCGGCTTTGGCAGCGGCGTGTTCGCCGTCGGCGGCCCCGATAGCTTCGGGTACGTACCGCCGCAGCCCGAAGCGCCCGAGCAGGGCTTCCGGATACACGAGGTGGGCCGCCCGGCCCACGCCCATGCCCGCGGCCGGCGGTTCGCCTTCGCGGCGGCGGGCGCCGTCTCGCTGGCCGCCATCGCCCTCGGCGGCGCGCTGCCGCTGGAGTCCGCCCTGGACCCCAACGCGCGTGGCGAGGGCGGCACCGCCGTGACCCCGGCGACCCGTACCGGCACCGGCTCGGGCTCCGGCGTGCTCTCCGTGAACGAGGCGGGACGGCTGTCGGCCCCGGTCGGCCCGGCGCCGACCGGCCGCATCCCGCACGGTTCGGCGGTCGGGCCGGTGGCCCGGCCGCAGGGCCCCCACCCGGTGCAGCTGCCGCCCGTCACCACTCCGGTGTCGGGACTGCTGAAGGACGCCGTGAAGGCGGTGCCCAAGGTGCCGGCAGGTTCGCTGCCGCGCTGA
- the sigE gene encoding RNA polymerase sigma factor SigE, which yields MVGAPLDTTRADRGGAAAPVDRGGVIRRLFRSAGEPKSVTDIADRFHTTATATTATFAADAGQQAWTPPSWEDIVSTHSARVYRLAYRLTGNQHDAEDLTQEVFVRVFRSLSTYTPGTFEGWLHRITTNLFLDMVRRKQRIRFDALADDAAERLPSREPSPQQVLHDTHFDADVQQALDTLAPEFRAAVVLCDIEGLSYEEIAATLGVKLGTVRSRIHRGRSHLRKALKHRSPEARAEQRALAGVAVGGEGGAE from the coding sequence ATGGTAGGGGCTCCACTGGACACCACCAGAGCCGATAGGGGAGGTGCGGCTGCGCCTGTGGATCGTGGGGGCGTGATCAGACGCCTCTTCAGGTCGGCGGGTGAGCCGAAATCCGTGACTGACATTGCTGACCGTTTCCACACCACCGCCACCGCAACCACCGCGACCTTTGCCGCAGATGCGGGTCAGCAGGCGTGGACGCCTCCCTCATGGGAGGACATCGTCAGTACGCACAGTGCGCGGGTCTACCGTCTGGCCTATCGCCTCACGGGCAATCAGCACGACGCCGAGGACCTCACGCAGGAGGTCTTCGTCCGGGTGTTCCGCTCGCTGTCCACGTACACGCCCGGCACCTTCGAGGGCTGGCTGCACCGGATCACCACCAACCTCTTCCTCGACATGGTCCGCCGCAAGCAGCGGATCCGCTTCGACGCCCTCGCGGACGACGCGGCCGAGCGGCTGCCCAGCCGTGAGCCCTCGCCCCAGCAGGTGCTCCACGACACCCACTTCGACGCCGACGTCCAGCAGGCGCTGGACACCCTGGCGCCCGAGTTCCGTGCCGCGGTCGTGCTCTGCGACATCGAGGGCCTGTCCTACGAGGAGATCGCCGCGACGCTCGGCGTGAAGCTGGGCACCGTGCGCAGCCGTATCCACCGAGGCCGCTCGCATCTGCGCAAGGCGCTCAAGCACCGGTCCCCCGAGGCCCGGGCCGAGCAGCGTGCGCTGGCAGGGGTGGCCGTGGGGGGAGAGGGCGGAGCGGAGTGA
- a CDS encoding O-methyltransferase codes for MRQLWGQERVITGNRQTSWAFADAFVAEDDALRWARDRAREAGLRPVSPGAGAALRLLAAAADAKAVAEIGTGTGVSGIHLLHGMRPDGVLTTVDPEPDRQAFARQAFRAAGFAGNRARFIPGRALDVLPRLADGGYDLVFCDGDPTESLDYLAESLRLLRPGGLVCFEGVFSDGRTVDSAAQPVEVLRVRELLRTVRESPALQSALLPVGDGLLCAVRR; via the coding sequence TTGCGCCAACTATGGGGACAGGAGAGGGTCATTACCGGCAACCGGCAGACGAGCTGGGCGTTCGCCGACGCGTTTGTCGCCGAGGACGACGCTCTGCGGTGGGCCCGCGACCGGGCGAGGGAAGCGGGCCTGCGCCCGGTGTCCCCCGGCGCCGGGGCCGCGCTGCGCCTGCTCGCCGCCGCCGCCGACGCCAAGGCGGTCGCCGAGATCGGCACCGGCACCGGCGTCTCCGGCATCCACCTGCTGCACGGGATGCGGCCGGACGGGGTACTGACCACCGTGGATCCCGAGCCCGACCGGCAGGCTTTCGCCCGCCAGGCCTTCCGCGCGGCCGGCTTCGCCGGGAACCGGGCCCGCTTCATCCCCGGCCGGGCGCTCGACGTCCTGCCGCGGCTCGCGGACGGCGGATACGACCTGGTGTTCTGCGACGGCGACCCGACCGAGTCCCTCGACTACCTCGCTGAATCGTTGCGCCTGCTGCGGCCCGGCGGCCTGGTGTGTTTCGAGGGCGTCTTCTCGGACGGCCGCACCGTGGACTCGGCCGCGCAGCCGGTGGAGGTGCTGCGGGTGCGGGAGCTGCTGCGCACGGTGCGCGAGAGCCCGGCGCTCCAGTCGGCGCTGCTCCCGGTGGGTGACGGCCTGCTGTGCGCGGTGCGCCGGTGA
- a CDS encoding DUF3117 domain-containing protein gives MAAMKPRTGDGPLEVTKEGRGIVMRVPLEGGGRLVVELTPDEAGALADALKNVVG, from the coding sequence ATGGCGGCCATGAAGCCGCGGACGGGCGACGGCCCGCTCGAGGTCACCAAGGAGGGGCGGGGCATCGTCATGCGCGTGCCGCTCGAAGGCGGCGGTCGTCTCGTCGTCGAGCTGACCCCGGACGAGGCCGGTGCCCTCGCCGACGCTCTCAAGAACGTCGTCGGCTGA
- a CDS encoding enoyl-CoA hydratase/isomerase family protein produces MADTVLYEVTDGLATITLNRPDAMNALNTDAKVALREALRSAAGDPAVRAVLLTATGRAFCVGQDLKEHVGSLAAARESGSGNALSTVGEHYNPIVRAITEMPKPVVAGVNGAAAGAGFGFALAADYRVVADTSSFTTAFAGVGLTADSGVSWTLPRLIGQSRAADLLLFPRSITAQEAYELGIVHKVVPAGDLAAEAAAVARKLADGPTVAYAALKESLAYGAGHSLSEALDKEDELQTRAGASEDHQIAVAAFLAKERPKYTGR; encoded by the coding sequence ATGGCCGACACCGTGCTCTACGAAGTGACCGACGGGCTCGCCACGATCACGCTCAACCGCCCGGACGCGATGAACGCGCTGAACACGGACGCGAAGGTGGCGCTGCGGGAGGCCCTGCGGTCGGCCGCCGGGGACCCGGCGGTGCGCGCCGTGCTGCTGACCGCGACCGGCCGCGCGTTCTGCGTGGGCCAGGACCTCAAGGAGCACGTCGGCAGCCTCGCCGCGGCCCGCGAATCCGGCTCCGGGAACGCGCTGAGCACGGTCGGCGAGCACTACAACCCGATCGTGCGGGCGATCACCGAGATGCCCAAGCCGGTCGTGGCCGGGGTGAACGGTGCCGCCGCGGGAGCCGGCTTCGGTTTCGCGCTGGCCGCCGACTACCGGGTGGTCGCCGACACCTCGTCGTTCACCACCGCCTTCGCCGGCGTGGGGCTCACCGCCGACTCCGGCGTCTCGTGGACCCTGCCCCGGCTGATCGGCCAGAGCCGGGCCGCCGACCTGCTGCTCTTCCCCCGCTCGATCACCGCGCAGGAGGCGTACGAGCTGGGCATCGTCCACAAGGTGGTGCCGGCCGGCGACCTCGCCGCCGAGGCCGCCGCCGTGGCGCGCAAGCTCGCGGACGGACCGACGGTGGCCTACGCGGCGCTCAAGGAGTCCCTGGCGTACGGCGCGGGGCACTCGCTGTCCGAGGCGCTGGACAAGGAGGACGAGCTCCAGACCCGGGCCGGCGCGTCCGAGGACCACCAGATCGCCGTCGCGGCCTTCCTCGCGAAGGAGCGCCCGAAGTACACGGGCCGCTGA
- a CDS encoding DNA-3-methyladenine glycosylase I has product MLRCPWALATEDYTAYHDEEWGRPVHGDDELYERLCLEAFQSGLSWLTILRRREGFRTAFAGFRIAAVAEFGPADAERLLADPGIIRNRLKIEATLANARELAGWSPGELDKLIWSHAPEPGTAPRVLSEVPAVTPESTALAKALKKAGIRFVGPTTAYALMQACGLVNDHLADCSAR; this is encoded by the coding sequence ATGCTGCGCTGCCCGTGGGCGCTGGCCACCGAGGACTACACCGCCTACCACGACGAGGAGTGGGGCCGGCCCGTCCACGGGGACGACGAGCTCTACGAGCGGCTGTGCCTGGAGGCCTTCCAGTCCGGGCTGTCCTGGCTGACGATCCTGCGCCGCCGCGAGGGCTTCCGGACGGCGTTCGCCGGCTTCCGGATCGCCGCCGTCGCGGAGTTCGGCCCGGCCGACGCCGAGCGGCTGCTCGCCGACCCCGGCATCATCCGCAACCGGCTGAAGATCGAGGCCACCCTGGCCAACGCCCGGGAGCTCGCCGGCTGGTCCCCGGGCGAGCTGGACAAGCTGATCTGGTCGCACGCCCCCGAGCCCGGCACCGCGCCCAGGGTCCTCTCCGAGGTGCCTGCCGTGACCCCGGAGTCCACCGCGCTCGCCAAGGCCCTCAAGAAGGCCGGCATCCGCTTCGTCGGGCCCACCACGGCCTACGCCCTGATGCAGGCCTGCGGCCTCGTCAACGACCACCTGGCCGACTGCTCCGCCCGCTGA
- the folP gene encoding dihydropteroate synthase produces the protein MLRLGRREFGPHEPVIMAIVNRTPDSFYDQGATFRDEPALDRVEQAVAEGAAIIDIGGVKAGPGEEVDAAEEARRTVGFVAEVRRRHPDVVISVDTWRHEVGEAVCEAGADLLNDAWGGVDPRLAEVAARYDAGLVCTHAGGVEPRTRPHRTAYEDVMADILRVTVGLAERAAGLGVRRDAILIDPGHDFGKNTRHSLEATRRLGEMADTGWPVLVSLSNKDFVGETLDKPVKERLLGTLATTAVSAWLGARVYRVHEVAETRQILDMVASIQGHRPPAVARRGLA, from the coding sequence ATGCTGCGGCTGGGCAGGCGTGAGTTCGGGCCCCACGAGCCGGTGATCATGGCCATCGTGAACCGGACCCCGGACTCGTTCTACGACCAGGGCGCGACGTTCCGCGACGAACCCGCCCTGGACCGGGTCGAGCAGGCGGTCGCCGAGGGCGCCGCGATCATCGACATCGGCGGGGTCAAGGCGGGGCCGGGCGAGGAGGTCGACGCCGCCGAGGAGGCACGTCGTACGGTCGGCTTCGTCGCCGAGGTGCGGCGCCGCCACCCCGACGTGGTGATCAGCGTGGACACCTGGCGCCACGAGGTGGGCGAGGCGGTCTGCGAGGCGGGCGCCGACCTGCTGAACGACGCCTGGGGCGGGGTGGACCCTCGGCTCGCGGAGGTCGCGGCCCGCTACGACGCGGGCCTGGTGTGCACGCACGCGGGCGGGGTGGAGCCGCGTACCCGGCCGCACCGGACCGCGTACGAGGACGTGATGGCGGACATCCTGCGGGTCACGGTCGGGCTGGCCGAGCGGGCCGCCGGCCTCGGCGTGCGCCGGGACGCGATCCTCATCGACCCGGGCCACGACTTCGGGAAGAACACCCGCCATTCGCTGGAGGCAACCCGCCGGCTCGGCGAGATGGCCGACACCGGCTGGCCGGTGCTGGTGTCGCTGTCCAACAAGGACTTCGTCGGCGAGACGCTCGACAAGCCGGTCAAGGAGCGGCTGCTGGGCACCCTGGCGACGACGGCGGTCTCCGCCTGGCTGGGCGCCCGGGTCTACCGGGTGCACGAGGTGGCGGAGACCCGCCAGATCCTCGACATGGTGGCGTCGATCCAGGGCCACCGCCCGCCGGCGGTCGCCCGCCGCGGCCTGGCCTGA
- a CDS encoding TIGR00730 family Rossman fold protein, with protein sequence MGNSESVRRRPEEQQLGPVLRRRGQVQAGSTTDQRLLDSAGPSEWVHTDPWRVLRIQSEFIEGFGTLAELPPAISVFGSARTPAGSAEYEAGERIGGALVDAGFAVITGGGPGAMEAANKGAREANGISVGLGIELPFEQGLNQHVDLGLNFRYFFVRKTMFVKYSQGFVVLPGGLGTLDELFEALTLVQTQKITRFPIVLFGTAYWSGLIDWLKNTVVAQGKASERDLFLFHVTDDVDEAIALVTKEVGK encoded by the coding sequence ATGGGCAACTCCGAGAGCGTGCGGCGCAGGCCCGAGGAGCAGCAGCTCGGGCCGGTGCTGCGGCGGCGGGGCCAGGTCCAGGCGGGCAGTACGACCGATCAGCGTCTGCTCGACTCGGCCGGGCCCTCCGAGTGGGTGCACACCGATCCCTGGCGGGTCCTGCGCATCCAGTCGGAGTTCATCGAGGGCTTCGGCACGCTGGCCGAGCTGCCGCCGGCCATCAGCGTCTTCGGGTCCGCGCGCACGCCGGCCGGTTCGGCCGAGTACGAGGCGGGCGAGCGGATCGGCGGCGCGTTGGTCGACGCGGGCTTCGCGGTGATCACCGGCGGCGGTCCGGGCGCGATGGAGGCCGCGAACAAGGGCGCCCGCGAGGCCAACGGCATCTCGGTCGGCCTCGGCATCGAGCTGCCCTTCGAGCAGGGCCTCAACCAGCACGTCGACCTCGGCCTGAACTTCCGGTACTTCTTCGTCCGCAAGACGATGTTCGTGAAGTACAGCCAGGGCTTCGTGGTCCTGCCGGGCGGCCTCGGCACGCTGGACGAGCTGTTCGAGGCGCTCACCCTGGTCCAGACGCAGAAGATCACCCGCTTCCCGATCGTGCTGTTCGGCACGGCGTACTGGAGCGGGCTGATCGACTGGCTGAAGAACACGGTCGTGGCCCAGGGCAAGGCCTCGGAGCGCGACCTGTTCCTGTTCCACGTCACGGACGACGTGGACGAGGCGATCGCCCTGGTCACCAAGGAAGTCGGCAAGTAG